The Falco peregrinus isolate bFalPer1 chromosome 1, bFalPer1.pri, whole genome shotgun sequence genome has a window encoding:
- the KATNBL1 gene encoding KATNB1-like protein 1 translates to MASEAHNVRKQKVLHIEGHPIDLPRKRISSSTKKIMKEGKKSPKQLASYTNRITVGKTVTSPLSLFKVVYCKRKVRCYTPKPCYRKKQFPKSRGCDMANKENELACAGNLPAKLHNNSRTHLLNSSDSGSSQTEGPSSKYSGFFSEVSQDHETMAQVLFSRNLRLNVALTFWRRRSISELVAYLVRIQDLGVVVDCLPVLTNSLQEEKPHISVGCCVDLLPLVKSLLKSKYEEYVIVGLNWLQAVIKRWWSELSAHSEKAEDGNIHILKRQLSGLWEQENHLTLVPGYTGNIAKDVNAYLLQLH, encoded by the exons ATGGCATCTGAAGCCCACAAtgttagaaaacagaaagtattGCATATTGAAGGTCATCCCATTGATCTCCCTAGAAAAAGAATCTCTTCTTCCACTAAAAAGATCATGAAGGAG GGTAAGAAATCTCCAAAACAGCTGGCTTCATACACAAACAG AATAACAGTTGGAAAAACGGTGACCAGTCCCCTCTCTCTTTTCAAAGTAGTatattgtaaaagaaaagttCGTTGTTATACTCCAAAGCCTTGCTATAGAAAGAAACAGTTCCCTAAATCTAGGGGCTGTGACAtggcaaataaagaaaatgaactggcTTGTGCAGGGAATCTGCCAGCAAAACTACACAACAACAGTCGTACGCACTTGTTGAATTCTAGTGACTCTGGCTCATCTCAAACAGAAGGCCCATCATCCAAAtatagtggatttttttcagag GTTTCTCAGGACCATGAAACTATGGCTCAAGTTCTTTTCAGCAGGAATCTGAGGCTGAATGTAGCTTTAACCTTTTGGAGAAGGAGAAGTATAAGTGAACTGGTAGCCTACTTAGTGAG GATACAAGATCTTGGAGTAGTAGTAGACTGCCTTCCTGTGCTTACAAACAG tttacaggaagaaaaaccaCATATTTCAGTTGGCTGCTGCGTAGATCTTTTGCCTTTAGTGAAATCATTGCTTAAAAGCAAATACGAAGA ATACGTGATAGTTGGTTTAAACTGGCTTCAGGCTGTCATTAAAAGATGGTGGTCAGAACTGTCTGCACattcagaaaaggcagaggatgG aaatattcatattttaaaacgACAATTAAGTGGTTTGTGGGAACAGGAGAATCATCTTACTCTGGTTCCAGGATATACTGGTAATATAGCTAAG GATGTAAATGCTTATTTATTACAGCTACACTGA